TGACGAAGGTGATCGGCGTGACGGCGGTCGTGGGTGCGGTCTCGAACACGGATGGCATGCGACTCTCGGCTGTTCTGGCGTCGTTGCTGGTGACTAACACGGCTTTCGCGGCGGATGGTAGCGCGCGCCGTGGCCGACGCGAGCTGCGACTGGAACCCGGCGTGCCGATCGCTGACCATGCCAGTTAACCAGACGTTAGGGTTAACAGTCTATTGCTGGCACGCTCAGTTGGATCCATTCGCCCGATTTCGTGAGTCACAGTGCCATGCGTCGACAGTCCAATTTGACCCCGCATCTCGCTTCCGCAGCCCTCGTGGCGCTTTTGGCCGCAGGACTTGGCGGTTGCCAGACCATGTCGGATGTCACCGGATCGATCGCGTCCCGGTCCGATCCTGCGCCCGACGATCCGCGCCGTGCTGTCGAGGTTTATGGCGAGCGCTACCGCAAGAATGCCAAGGATGCCGAGGCCGCAATCGCCTACGGCCAGGCCTTGCGCGCAACCGGACAGCGTTCGCAGGCCTGCGCCGTGCTGGAGCAGGCGACGATCGCCAACCCCGGCAACAAGGCGCTGCTCGCCGCTTATGGCCGCGCGCTGGCCGACAACGGCAATTCGCAGGCCGCGTTCGACGTGCTGAGCCGCGCGCACAGCCCTGACAATCCGGATTGGCGGATCCTGTCGGTGCAGGGCACCACGCTCGACAAGCTGAACCGGCACGAGGAAGCGCGGCGCTATTATGCGAGCGCGCTGCGACTGGCTCCGGACGAGCCGTCGGTGCTGTCCAATCTCGGCCTGTCCTACATGCTGACCAAGGAATTGCCGAAGGCGGAAGAGACGCTCCGCCAGGCCTATGCCAGCGCCCGCGCCGACACCCGCATCCGGCAGAACCTTGCGCTGGTGGTCGGCCTGCAGGGCCGCTTCGCGGAGGCGGAAACCATCGTCAAGGCCGACCTGCCGGCGGATGAAGCGGCAGCCAACGTCGCCTATCTCCGTGACATGCTGAACCGCAAGGACGGGCCGCGGACCGCATCGCGCGCCGCACCCACCGCGCCGGTCGTCGCCAGGGACGATTGATCTCCGGGCTCTGCGACGCTTCCAACTTCACGCACACAAAAGCAAACGCCCGGCATTGCCGGGCGTTTTCGAAAGCCGCCGCTGCGCAGCTCAGTGCATCGTGGCGATCTTGATGTAGGACGGCCCGAGGATCACGATGAACAGGCAGGGCAGGAAGAACAGGATCATCGGCACGGTCAGCTTGGGCGGCAGCGCTGCCGCCTTCTTCTCGGCCTCGTTCATGCGCATGTCGCGGTTCTC
The window above is part of the Bradyrhizobium sp. PSBB068 genome. Proteins encoded here:
- a CDS encoding tetratricopeptide repeat protein, producing MRRQSNLTPHLASAALVALLAAGLGGCQTMSDVTGSIASRSDPAPDDPRRAVEVYGERYRKNAKDAEAAIAYGQALRATGQRSQACAVLEQATIANPGNKALLAAYGRALADNGNSQAAFDVLSRAHSPDNPDWRILSVQGTTLDKLNRHEEARRYYASALRLAPDEPSVLSNLGLSYMLTKELPKAEETLRQAYASARADTRIRQNLALVVGLQGRFAEAETIVKADLPADEAAANVAYLRDMLNRKDGPRTASRAAPTAPVVARDD